The genomic region GTCGGCCCGTCTCCGAGGACGCCCTCGCCAAGCTCGGCCAGAAGGTCGAGGAGGAGATCCGCGGACGCGGTGTCGCCGAGGTCCCGGCCCACGAGATCGGCCTGGCCATCCTCGGGCCGATGCGGGACCTGGACGAGGTCGCCTACCTGCACTTCGCCAGCGTGTACCGCGGGTTCGAGAGCCTCGCCGACTTCGAGGCGGAGATCGCCAGTCTGCGCGCCGACCGCGAGGCCGACTCCCGGTCCGACACGGCCGCCGCCCCCTGACCCTCCGCCGTCCGCTCGACGACGGCCACGCACCACAGCCGCGCGGGTGGCCCCGGCCATCCACGGGCCACTCGTCACCCACAACGCAGCGCACGGCCGCACCGACCGTGCTCACGAAGCTTTCAGGGGAACTGCCGCAATGAC from Nocardiopsis aegyptia harbors:
- the nrdR gene encoding transcriptional regulator NrdR, with the protein product MHCPFCRHPDTRVIDSRSTDDGAAIRRRRSCPVCERRFTTQETVLLMVAKRSGVTEPFSRTKIIAGVRRACQGRPVSEDALAKLGQKVEEEIRGRGVAEVPAHEIGLAILGPMRDLDEVAYLHFASVYRGFESLADFEAEIASLRADREADSRSDTAAAP